A part of Miscanthus floridulus cultivar M001 chromosome 6, ASM1932011v1, whole genome shotgun sequence genomic DNA contains:
- the LOC136460393 gene encoding uncharacterized protein, producing the protein MAIPNYTYLKLKIPGPNGIITIESMYEHVYDCDVECIEYAKALVEVETLIVNLDQLGSEAPDSKRRAGTFEPTEAIKLIPIDPTGSNDRALRISATLDSK; encoded by the coding sequence atggcgatccccaactacacctacctcaagctcaagattccaggccccaacggcatcatcactatTGAGTCCATGTATGAGCATGTATACGACtgtgacgtcgaatgcatcgagtatgccaaggctctcgtggaggttgagaccctcatcgtcaacctcgaccagcttggtagcgaggcacctgactccaagcgtcgtgctgggacttttgagcccacagaggccatcaagctcatcccgaTCGACCCCACCGGCTCCAATGACCGGGCAttaaggatcagcgccaccctcgacagcaaatag